A stretch of DNA from Aspergillus flavus chromosome 3, complete sequence:
TACATAATCTGCGGGTTTGATATGCTAACGCTGAATGTTGCGATAGACATTGCAGTGCAGCGAGGCCAAGGATATGGCAGATAAGGCTAGCTTATGCAAGTAAGATTCTCTCATAAGCTGAGATAGTACATTTCAGTTTCCCAGGCTCACCATGTTATATTTATATCCATATCAAGATACGTTGTCAAGGCCTACGGTATCAAACACGGCATCACACCTTGTTTCATGGCAAAGCCGCGCCACGAGCTACCTGGGAATGGTGGGCACATGAATATTTCTCTCATTACCGCCGATGGCAAAAGTGCTTTCACTCGCGACACTCCCGATCCGTCTCCTCCTTACCCAGATGTGGCACATTTGTCGGATCTCGGTCGCCAATTCCTCACCGGTCTATTGGTAGGCTTACCGGACATCATGCCGCTGTTTGCACCAACTATTAATTCTTATAAGCGTCTGGTGGAGGACCTCTGGGCTCCTAACACTGTATCCTGGGGTCTGGAGCACCGCGCAGCGTCCATTCGACTGATTACACCCCCAACTGCTAACGCGAATGCCACCCGCTTTGAAATCCGTGTTCCTGGTGCAGATGCCAATCCGCACTTCGTGCTTGCCGCAATAATAGCCCTCGGCTGGCGTGGCGTAGAGAAAAAGCTCGAAATTCCTGTGCCACCGTTGCCCAAGGGCGAGGATATGAGTAGCTCTAGCGATAAGAGTATGCCCTTGGCCAAGGCATTGAAAGAGGCAGTGGCCACGTTCACACGACTAGATAGTGTGGCTCGAGAGGTGTTTGGAGACAGCTTCGTTGAACACTTTGGTGGCACAAGGGAGTATAAAATCCAACTGTGGGAGGAAGCCGTGACTGACTGATACGTGTTCGCTGTCGGGGTTTTTTTTCCAACTTGTCTTAATCGGACAACTGAGCTGGGACTGACAGCATACTTCTAGGGAAGTGCGGCGGTGCATTGAGACTGGTTAAGGGAACGGATGTCTAGAGTTAGATCTATTGATCCCATGGGATATAGACCTATTTAGTATAGCCTCGAAGCCTGTCCCAGAGTTGTTCAAAGTTCTCGAAACACGGAATGTCGTCTACTTGCAATTGATCCACAACACCCTCCACACAAGCTCCATTTTCTACCAGTATATTAGCAACCTTCAACCGGTTTGTACTCCCTTTCTCCCTTTGCAGCCTCACGCGGTCCAAAGCGATGTGTAAAGCAGTCGGTCCATACCATCCAGTAGGCCTTTCAAAGTGGTTAGTGGTCGCATTTACATCTGCACCGTGCTTCAGAAGGAGCTCAACCACAGCGACGTGACCACCCATTGCAGCCAGATGAAGTGGTTGACCGTTCCATTCCTTTTCATCAGGATTAGGAAGTCTACCATGGCACATATCTAACCGTCTTGTGGGGACATGTATGCTGGCTCCGGCAGTAATCAGCCTTTCAACGATAGCAACATTGCCCCAGTATGCAGCGACATGCAATGGACGCCAGCCGTCGATACCGGCCGCTTCTATATCAGCACCGCGCGACAGCAACAAAGACACTACATTCCCAAAATTGGCACGAGATACCGCGGCATGGAGAATAGAATGGTGTTTCCGACAAAAACTGATGCAGGAGTTCACGTCGGCCACGAGTCTAAGGAGATGCGAGAACATGATCTCGTCACCAGTAatcaaagcttcttcaagcaTTGTATTTCCATAattatttctcttttctgctATTTCTTGACAGATGACTTGATCCCCAAGCCGGAGTCCAGTCTCGCGAGAACGATAGGGGTGATGATTGGAAGTCCGTTGTACGATGTTAACGGGCAGAAGATGCCATAGTGTATCGTGATGATGTCGCCGTTTCAGTCGATCAGATAGTTTGCAATAGTCGCGTGAGAACCCAGCATGATGGATAGGAAACCATCCATCTTTATCGGGTATGTTTGCATGAGCTCCATGGTCCAACAAGCTGACAACCAAGTCGGTGTTTCCCCTCATTGCGGCGAGATGCAACAGGGTCTGACTCATGGAATTCTGAGAATCCAACCTCCCGAATTGCGCCAACGCATTACAGATGCGGCAAAAGATGTCCTTTATATCAGAGGGAGTCGGAGAACATAGGTGACGCGTCCAGTGGTCTGGTTTGGGTGAGATGGAGACATGTGCGGTTAGATGCTTTAATGGCTCAGGATTATTGAAGACTGCGGCGGTCAAAACGGAATCAGATGTCTCTCCGCAGGCATGGAAGGCGTCTGCACCCGCCTCCAAAAGCGCAAGTGTGATTTCAGCCATTGGAATGCTTCTAGCTGCTAGAAGGAGAGGAGTCATGCCTGTAAATGGGCTTTGGAAATTCACGTTTACTCCGGCTGACTTTAGGCTAACCAAAATGCGCGGAAAGGCTTGTGCAATCTCTTTAAGTGACTTTCTATGAGACGAAGATGATCCTTCATGACCAGGGGATTGGTCGTGAAAATGGCCAACCATCTCACTTACTAGCACAAGGGCAGCGTCTTCATTTGGGGACACTCCATGGCCAAGGAGAACATCCATAATCTCGTAATCAAGGTCCCGAGTAGCAGCCGCAAGAATAGACTGAAGGTAAGGTGTTGCCGGTATTTTTGCCCCAAAGGAGATAAGGACACAGCTTATACCCCAGGCCCTCCTCCTTAATGCAAGAGTCAATGGTGTGTCTagctcatcttcttcatttgtCGAAGTGTTATGCCACAGCGCAAAGGTTGGAGATATATCCAGCATGCTTGCCGAGCCATCTCGTAGGACCTGGCCAGTTAACCTCACATACTGGTTGAAATTATTCTGATTTATGGGCTTCCAAGCTCGCTGATTTAGAAGTGAAGCTGCAGGGCGCTCAGGTAGTCCTTGAAGCATAAGATGCAGCGCTCTTCGTACTTCCTCCACATCCCAACACACCTCCGCGAATTGCATCATCGTGTGGATTGCAGTCCGCCCCATATTATCGACAGTATCAACTCTTGACCCAGTGGCCATCAAAGGATCAATGAATGATAGAATCCCACACATTGCGGCGATGTGCAAAACTGTCTCTCCTTCGCTGTTTTGTAATGTTGGATCTGCTCCCTTAGAAAGCAGCATGCGAGCCATTTCGGTAGCCAGGGCCTGCTGCTTTTCACTGGCCTTGTTGGCAAGCAAAACAGCAAGCATGAGGCAAGTTTCTGACCTGGGGATAGGTCCCATATCTAATATTCTATCTAATTGCAGCGAAAACTGGTTTATATCTGCACCACCATCGATGATCGCCCTTGCCGTCTCAATGAATCCATTCATTACAGCAAGATGCAAGGCATTCCTTCCATGAGAGTCATAGCTTTCAGGGTTTGCCCCGTTTTCGAGCAGAAGTTGCGCGAATCGTGGGTCTTCTTGACCTGCAGCTACATGCAGAGGGGTTCCGTGGTGACCTCGAATATTCACATCATGAGGGCTAGCGAGGATGACTTTCACCGTTTCCAAATTTCCATGACGAATAGCAACGTGTAACGCAAGTTCACCTGCTCCGAATTGTTGATCAGGCTTTGCTCCTTTATCTAGAAGAAGTCGTGCAAAGCTTGGGTCTTTTTGGCATGCAGCGATGTGCAACAGCGATCCCTCCTTGGATTTGAAATTTACATCAACACCGGTTTCGATAAGCAAGCGAGCTGCGTTGAGGTATCCATCGCGGATGGTAGATCCAAGAACTATTGCTTTCCACACCGATGGGCTTGTCTCCACCCACTCATTTTTGAAGTATTTCCTCGGATCCTCCACCAAGTACGTCTGACCCGAAATTGTTTCCGCGCTGTACAGGAGagcctttgttttctttgatgaCTTCCCTCCCTTTGATGACTTCAACAGCATTCGCCATGAATTCTCGGCGACAGGAACTTTGAAACTCTCTCTAGACCAAAGCTTGTCGAAAACATCATCTCCCACCCGTGAACCTGGTGCCTGGAGATACACAACTAGCAAATCAAAGATGGGGGCATGTTTGGCTTCTGCCGCTACTTGTATTGGCGAAACGCCCACTGGCGTACTGAGTCGCCTCACATCATCCACGCTGAGCGTCCGGATATCAGCCTTGAGAGTAAGTGATAATTGTGTCTGATGGTGCTGTAGAAGCGCCTGGACTATCTCGGTTTCCCCCCGTGATATGGCCCAGTGCAATGCTGTGGATCCTGACTTGCTGCGTCTGGTATACTTGGCATGATTGGATAGCAGAAGACGAACGATATCCAGACTTCCAGTAAATGATGCCCAAAACAGGGGGGTCCAACCTTGATCATCCGGGGTGTCAATATCTGCTCCATTTTCTATAAGAAGCTCGGCAGAAGCAAAGTGACCGTTTGCACAGGCATAGTGGAGAGGAGTCCAACCCTGGGTATCTTTTGGAGATGTGTCGAGTGCTGACTTAATCAACGTCTTCAAGTTTCTGGTCAAGTTCCAATACGCTGCAACGTGTAATGCAGTCTGCTTTGCGGGCATGGCCTCGAAAAGGGCATTCGAAAGGTCGGTCTCGAACCCGTTGCGGAAATGTAATGCTTGAATAGCAGCGTCGCGGAGATTTCCGTCCAAGATCAGGAATTGAACAAGAGACTCTGTGTCTCCTTCCAAATCTTCCAAATCTTGGAGATGCTCTCCCCAGTGCCGCGAGGCATAATCGAGAAACACCATCTCATGAAAGCGGCAGGAAAGCTCCGCAGAGCTTGCACATGGCCCTTGCTTGAATGATTTCAAACACATGTAGCGTAAACATGTCTCTGATATATCGGTATTCATGTCATGAGATACCAACACCGTGGATCTAAAAAAGTCGTACG
This window harbors:
- a CDS encoding glutamine synthetase codes for the protein MSFPEVTAANVAEVLHNDRMVIAGVDVDGQLRGKLMKKSKFLSIATGGFGFCSIIFGWDQQDTGYPKELAICNEENGYRDLIAVPDLSSVRRIRWENKVPFFLLSFLDPDTQEPVCACPRGLLKNATAKVEAAGPPADMFAAEYEFGHFRIPGDSFSPERAASGITSFIQNNSVDSLPSLTEGMFGYSMTRSLHSENYHDGILDECEQFRCNIEEWRAKSGPGAFEATLQCSEAKDMADKASLCKYVVKAYGIKHGITPCFMAKPRHELPGNGGHMNISLITADGKSAFTRDTPDPSPPYPDVAHLSDLGRQFLTGLLVGLPDIMPLFAPTINSYKRLVEDLWAPNTVSWGLEHRAASIRLITPPTANANATRFEIRVPGADANPHFVLAAIIALGWRGVEKKLEIPVPPLPKGEDMSSSSDKSMPLAKALKEAVATFTRLDSVAREVFGDSFVEHFGGTREYKIQLWEEAVTD
- a CDS encoding ankyrin repeat-containing protein, whose product is MAEIIGLVASIGSLVQIAGQITKLSYSYVSDIKSAPKTQKHYLQEVSALTEVLFRLEEAIQEAASTGLDLPSRPPSLNDDALQECHRHLTALHLDLDKRIRRFAWPFQEKEIKKHIGLLHMYRTLFTDFLSTNIMTVANATYKKVATIGNEQVIQHLFSLFPWPDAFERSRPVACAGTGEWFLKSQTVETWCTGPPSLLWCYGSPGVGKTLLASTTIEYLWDRQTSNASSVIYIFCQFSSRDQQFLTAILQCMIRQVIEQADEGLLLAMKQLCADPAKQSTPAGLAELFAAACELKSTYLIVDGPDEVPKAEGLLPYLPFFVGAGCKIMVTSRDLSHIRKHMGTAVKMEVYSQIHDLELYISSRFQDSDFPDTEDFTEDIMRKSSNVFLHVKLILDELMDLTTIRQMRKALEKESKGLEQAYTSIVQRIDIQPKAKRALAHRFIGWIAFAKRRFKLSELIHAFAVEKDEEEIYEDNTVSPDLLLQSCIGMVVLFDDNTVGLCHATAYDFFRSTVLVSHDMNTDISETCLRYMCLKSFKQGPCASSAELSCRFHEMVFLDYASRHWGEHLQDLEDLEGDTESLVQFLILDGNLRDAAIQALHFRNGFETDLSNALFEAMPAKQTALHVAAYWNLTRNLKTLIKSALDTSPKDTQGWTPLHYACANGHFASAELLIENGADIDTPDDQGWTPLFWASFTGSLDIVRLLLSNHAKYTRRSKSGSTALHWAISRGETEIVQALLQHHQTQLSLTLKADIRTLSVDDVRRLSTPVGVSPIQVAAEAKHAPIFDLLVVYLQAPGSRVGDDVFDKLWSRESFKVPVAENSWRMLLKSSKGGKSSKKTKALLYSAETISGQTYLVEDPRKYFKNEWVETSPSVWKAIVLGSTIRDGYLNAARLLIETGVDVNFKSKEGSLLHIAACQKDPSFARLLLDKGAKPDQQFGAGELALHVAIRHGNLETVKVILASPHDVNIRGHHGTPLHVAAGQEDPRFAQLLLENGANPESYDSHGRNALHLAVMNGFIETARAIIDGGADINQFSLQLDRILDMGPIPRSETCLMLAVLLANKASEKQQALATEMARMLLSKGADPTLQNSEGETVLHIAAMCGILSFIDPLMATGSRVDTVDNMGRTAIHTMMQFAEVCWDVEEVRRALHLMLQGLPERPAASLLNQRAWKPINQNNFNQYVRLTGQVLRDGSASMLDISPTFALWHNTSTNEEDELDTPLTLALRRRAWGISCVLISFGAKIPATPYLQSILAAATRDLDYEIMDVLLGHGVSPNEDAALVLVSEMVGHFHDQSPGHEGSSSSHRKSLKEIAQAFPRILVSLKSAGVNVNFQSPFTGMTPLLLAARSIPMAEITLALLEAGADAFHACGETSDSVLTAAVFNNPEPLKHLTAHVSISPKPDHWTRHLCSPTPSDIKDIFCRICNALAQFGRLDSQNSMSQTLLHLAAMRGNTDLVVSLLDHGAHANIPDKDGWFPIHHAGFSRDYCKLSDRLKRRHHHDTLWHLLPVNIVQRTSNHHPYRSRETGLRLGDQVICQEIAEKRNNYGNTMLEEALITGDEIMFSHLLRLVADVNSCISFCRKHHSILHAAVSRANFGNVVSLLLSRGADIEAAGIDGWRPLHVAAYWGNVAIVERLITAGASIHVPTRRLDMCHGRLPNPDEKEWNGQPLHLAAMGGHVAVVELLLKHGADVNATTNHFERPTGWYGPTALHIALDRVRLQREKGSTNRLKVANILVENGACVEGVVDQLQVDDIPCFENFEQLWDRLRGYTK